A genomic window from Halogeometricum sp. S3BR5-2 includes:
- a CDS encoding tripartite tricarboxylate transporter permease, translated as MTALGYIQEALATVLTPELLGLILAVSLIGILLGATPGIGPTLALVLFFPFTFVLEPEVGLSLMAVLYGSTTFGGSVSAILVNIPGTPGSAATLLDGYPLTKQGKAAVALGTATLSSFVGAVIGLFFLALFAPVLADFSLEFGPADFFMLAVFGLSIISAVTRGSLLKSLVAVSIGVVFASVGTDPIRASPRYVFDTFYLQGGIDLVVLLVGLFAVSQAIEMTLSTDSVVRVSAAGSNVWEGVREAMRDWTGMLRGGLIGTFVGSIPGVGISAANFLSYLVAVRLSDKPESFGTGNPEGVVAAESANNGSTMGALVPAMALAIPGGASAAVFIGVMVTYGISPGPQAFEGTALPYVIYISILLGNVVFLLGGLLGGKYFARVNDLPDDILLASIISFALMGAYAVRTNITDVMVAVLIGLFAFVLDRRGYSLVAFIMGFILAPIAERGFQRALLISGGDYSVFVTRPISGFLLVLSLVMFFSPIVLRLRTERGDA; from the coding sequence ATGACTGCTCTCGGGTACATCCAGGAGGCGCTGGCGACGGTACTAACACCGGAACTGCTCGGACTCATCCTCGCCGTCTCTCTCATCGGCATCCTCCTCGGGGCGACGCCGGGGATCGGTCCGACGCTCGCGCTGGTGTTGTTCTTCCCGTTCACGTTCGTCCTCGAACCCGAGGTGGGCCTCTCGTTGATGGCGGTTCTCTACGGGTCGACGACGTTCGGCGGGTCGGTGTCGGCGATTCTCGTCAACATCCCCGGGACGCCCGGGTCGGCGGCGACGCTGTTGGACGGCTATCCGCTCACGAAACAGGGGAAAGCCGCGGTCGCACTCGGAACGGCCACGCTCTCGTCGTTCGTCGGCGCGGTCATCGGCCTCTTCTTCCTCGCCCTGTTCGCGCCGGTCCTCGCGGACTTCTCGCTGGAGTTCGGTCCGGCGGACTTCTTCATGCTCGCGGTGTTCGGGCTGTCGATCATCTCCGCGGTCACCCGAGGGTCGCTCCTGAAGTCGCTCGTCGCAGTCTCCATCGGCGTCGTGTTCGCCTCCGTCGGCACCGACCCCATCCGCGCGAGTCCGCGGTACGTGTTCGACACGTTCTATCTGCAGGGCGGTATCGACCTCGTGGTGTTACTCGTCGGCCTGTTCGCCGTCTCGCAGGCCATCGAGATGACGCTGTCCACTGACTCGGTGGTCCGAGTGTCGGCCGCCGGCAGCAACGTCTGGGAGGGCGTCCGCGAGGCGATGAGAGACTGGACCGGGATGCTCCGCGGCGGCCTCATCGGAACGTTCGTCGGATCGATACCCGGTGTCGGTATCTCGGCGGCGAACTTCCTCTCCTACCTCGTCGCAGTCCGACTGTCCGACAAACCCGAGTCGTTCGGCACCGGCAATCCCGAGGGCGTCGTGGCCGCCGAGTCCGCCAACAACGGCTCGACGATGGGTGCGCTCGTCCCCGCGATGGCGCTCGCCATCCCCGGCGGCGCGTCGGCCGCGGTGTTCATCGGCGTGATGGTGACGTACGGAATCTCACCCGGCCCCCAAGCGTTCGAGGGGACCGCGCTCCCCTACGTCATCTACATCAGCATCCTCCTCGGAAACGTCGTCTTTCTCCTCGGGGGGTTGCTCGGCGGGAAGTACTTCGCCCGCGTCAACGACCTCCCGGACGACATCCTGCTCGCGTCCATCATCAGCTTCGCCTTGATGGGCGCATACGCCGTCCGCACGAACATCACGGACGTCATGGTCGCGGTGTTGATCGGCTTGTTCGCGTTCGTCCTCGACAGACGGGGGTACTCGCTCGTCGCGTTCATCATGGGGTTCATCCTCGCACCCATCGCCGAACGCGGCTTCCAGCGCGCACTGCTCATCTCCGGGGGCGACTACTCCGTGTTCGTCACGCGCCCCATCAGCGGATTCCTGCTCGTGCTCTCTCTCGTGATGTTCTTCTCGCCGATCGTTCTGCGTCTCCGCACGGAGCGCGGTGACGCCTGA
- a CDS encoding tripartite tricarboxylate transporter TctB family protein: MTDAYDEERRESRDARGVLAATWDQLVLLAVFGYLISVTVQYPDSARRFPLVFLVAGFCFLVVQFSSEVLPPAYGERIKVLTQGMANEMETDREELVDEEGRTESGSVTDDASRAEGPTVEPILTSRTTRSVGIIGLLVVFVGVAYLVGFFYAIPLLILGTVGLLGRRDWRSGIVASLLVMAAIYVLFGQVLHVPVTEGVYELPILGGVL, from the coding sequence ATGACCGACGCATACGACGAAGAGAGGCGAGAGAGCAGGGACGCGCGCGGCGTCCTCGCTGCGACGTGGGACCAGTTGGTGCTCTTGGCGGTGTTCGGCTACCTTATCTCCGTCACGGTGCAGTACCCGGACAGCGCCCGTCGATTCCCGCTGGTGTTCCTCGTCGCGGGTTTCTGTTTTCTGGTGGTGCAGTTCTCCTCGGAGGTGCTTCCGCCGGCGTACGGCGAGCGCATCAAGGTGCTGACGCAGGGGATGGCCAACGAGATGGAGACGGATCGCGAGGAACTGGTCGATGAGGAGGGGCGAACCGAGAGCGGGAGCGTTACCGACGACGCATCCCGCGCGGAGGGGCCGACGGTCGAGCCGATTCTCACCTCCCGGACTACCCGAAGCGTGGGTATCATCGGATTGCTCGTCGTTTTCGTCGGTGTCGCGTACCTCGTCGGCTTCTTCTACGCTATTCCCCTGCTCATCCTCGGTACCGTCGGTCTCTTGGGTCGTCGCGACTGGCGGTCGGGCATCGTGGCCAGCCTCCTCGTCATGGCCGCCATCTACGTCCTGTTCGGTCAAGTTCTGCACGTGCCGGTCACCGAGGGCGTGTACGAGCTTCCGATTCTCGGAGGGGTGCTCTGA
- a CDS encoding tripartite tricarboxylate transporter substrate-binding protein, translated as MGGGEGNGNGGDSGGEGTTESSTSEESSTDTSSESGSYPSETITMVVGFGAGGSNDTRYRGFKPYFEEELGGNTIVENRSGASGRTGMNYLYGQDPDGYSLIAQYLPTTILGAALFNTQYDPSELTPMGTVDAGYSLLVAPAGRYEDLSDMMSQLGDSEFTMASTGTGSTTHFSAVSVLDSLGINYREQVSAVPYDSGSEAGAAAASGDVDIAYSSSDLTGLVQDGRIDVLLVDRPSPSPRYPDAPTVNDISEWDIPVVAGEMAIHGPPGVDEANVSVVSDAITAACQNEEYQGFVENNGLSVVGVGAEETRQKMDDLQAAADRYRELTQ; from the coding sequence ATGGGGGGCGGCGAGGGTAACGGCAACGGAGGCGACAGCGGCGGCGAGGGGACGACCGAGTCGTCGACCTCCGAAGAATCGAGTACCGACACGTCCTCGGAGTCGGGGTCGTACCCGTCGGAGACGATCACGATGGTCGTCGGTTTCGGGGCCGGGGGAAGCAACGACACGCGCTACCGCGGGTTCAAGCCCTACTTCGAGGAGGAACTCGGCGGGAACACCATCGTCGAGAACCGGAGCGGCGCGTCCGGTCGTACGGGGATGAACTACCTCTACGGACAGGACCCGGACGGCTACTCGCTCATCGCGCAGTACCTCCCGACGACGATTCTGGGGGCGGCGCTGTTCAACACCCAGTACGACCCCTCGGAGCTGACGCCGATGGGGACCGTCGACGCGGGTTATTCGTTGCTCGTCGCGCCCGCGGGGAGGTACGAAGACCTCAGTGACATGATGAGTCAGCTCGGCGATTCGGAGTTCACGATGGCCTCCACGGGGACGGGGTCGACCACGCATTTCAGCGCGGTCAGCGTTCTCGACTCGCTCGGTATCAACTACCGCGAACAGGTGAGCGCCGTCCCATACGACAGCGGTTCAGAGGCGGGGGCCGCGGCCGCGTCCGGTGACGTGGACATCGCGTACTCCTCTTCGGATCTCACCGGTCTCGTTCAGGACGGCCGCATCGACGTGTTGCTCGTCGACCGACCGAGTCCGTCGCCACGCTACCCGGACGCGCCGACGGTGAACGACATCTCCGAGTGGGATATCCCGGTCGTCGCCGGTGAGATGGCCATCCACGGCCCGCCCGGCGTCGACGAGGCGAACGTGTCCGTGGTCTCCGACGCCATCACGGCGGCGTGCCAGAACGAAGAGTACCAGGGGTTCGTCGAGAACAACGGGCTCTCCGTGGTCGGCGTCGGCGCCGAGGAGACGCGACAGAAGATGGACGACCTCCAAGCCGCGGCGGACCGCTATCGAGAACTCACCCAGTAA
- a CDS encoding PLP-dependent cysteine synthase family protein: MTSEHSYNNTLSVVGDTPMIELPSMRPEGGASIYVKWEGANPTGSLKDRMALAMIERAKEREELGPGDSVVEFTGGSTGSSLAFVCAVLDHPFSVVTADCVADEKIASMRALGAHTVVVETPDGEMYDGLSDDLRAEAERIEEETGAYFTDQFNNPDQLDGYGALGREILDDRPDLDDFVMVVGTGGCAMGTSRSFRERGADVAVTLVEPEESPVISAGTTGSHSVQGTAILGSPPLVERELYDRVCTLSNAEGVECVRQLARDEGLLVGTSTGMNVAAARRVAADRDPEQSVVTVACDTGLKYLSDGLYEGIAESKFCFS, encoded by the coding sequence ATGACAAGCGAACACAGCTACAACAACACGCTCAGCGTCGTCGGCGACACGCCGATGATCGAACTCCCGTCAATGCGTCCCGAGGGGGGCGCGTCCATCTACGTGAAGTGGGAGGGGGCGAACCCGACGGGGAGTCTCAAGGACCGAATGGCGCTCGCGATGATCGAACGGGCGAAGGAGCGCGAGGAACTCGGGCCGGGAGATTCGGTTGTCGAGTTCACCGGCGGGAGCACGGGGTCGAGTCTCGCGTTCGTCTGTGCCGTCCTCGACCACCCGTTCTCCGTCGTGACCGCCGACTGCGTCGCCGACGAGAAGATCGCGTCGATGCGAGCGCTCGGCGCGCACACCGTCGTCGTCGAGACGCCCGACGGGGAGATGTACGACGGTCTCTCGGACGACCTCAGAGCGGAAGCCGAGCGTATCGAAGAGGAGACCGGCGCGTACTTCACCGACCAGTTCAACAACCCCGACCAGCTCGACGGCTACGGGGCACTCGGACGAGAGATACTCGACGACAGACCCGACCTCGACGACTTCGTGATGGTCGTCGGAACCGGTGGCTGTGCGATGGGCACCTCGCGGTCGTTTCGGGAACGGGGTGCCGACGTTGCCGTCACGCTGGTCGAACCCGAGGAGTCCCCCGTCATCTCCGCCGGGACGACCGGGTCTCACAGCGTTCAGGGGACGGCCATCCTCGGCTCGCCGCCGCTCGTAGAGCGAGAACTGTACGACCGAGTCTGTACGCTCTCCAACGCCGAAGGAGTCGAGTGCGTCCGGCAACTCGCCCGCGACGAGGGGCTGTTAGTAGGGACCAGCACCGGCATGAACGTGGCCGCGGCGAGACGCGTCGCGGCGGACCGCGACCCCGAGCAATCGGTCGTCACGGTCGCGTGCGACACCGGTCTCAAGTACCTCTCGGACGGGCTGTACGAGGGAATAGCCGAGTCGAAGTTCTGTTTTTCCTGA
- a CDS encoding creatininase family protein has product MSADTTFQSVWMQDLTWQDIESYVEARDDPTAIVPIGSTEQHGPHLPLGVDAYQAIGIAEESAEAADVLTTPPIWYGDANHHLAFPGTLSLSTQTVIAVLKDVYASLIHHGFTNIVTVNGHRLANLPAIEIASKQTKEEHPDTFFATVDLVRAAVRLHRELREGDEEAGFHGGEFETSFIMARHPELVKEEKIQKSEETSSWTRFASNDYVNIDDSIQTASAHQDWAEDAMGHQGDPTFASPEKGEKLIAGIVANVVEFLGDLEDLRAAQRSDDGESLGLTY; this is encoded by the coding sequence ATGTCAGCGGACACCACGTTTCAGTCGGTGTGGATGCAGGACCTGACCTGGCAGGACATCGAGTCGTACGTCGAAGCGCGCGACGACCCGACGGCAATCGTCCCCATCGGGTCCACCGAACAACACGGCCCGCACCTCCCACTCGGCGTGGACGCCTACCAGGCGATCGGTATCGCCGAGGAGTCCGCCGAAGCCGCGGACGTGCTCACCACGCCGCCGATATGGTACGGCGACGCGAATCACCACCTCGCGTTTCCGGGGACGCTGTCGCTGTCGACGCAGACGGTCATCGCCGTGTTGAAAGACGTGTACGCGAGCCTCATCCACCACGGCTTTACGAACATCGTCACCGTCAACGGGCATCGTCTGGCGAATCTCCCGGCGATCGAAATCGCCTCGAAACAGACCAAAGAGGAACACCCGGACACGTTCTTCGCCACGGTCGACCTCGTGCGCGCGGCGGTCCGCCTCCACCGTGAACTCCGCGAGGGCGACGAGGAAGCGGGCTTTCACGGCGGGGAGTTCGAGACGTCGTTCATCATGGCTCGACACCCCGAACTCGTCAAGGAAGAGAAGATACAGAAATCCGAGGAGACGTCGTCTTGGACGCGATTCGCGTCGAACGACTACGTCAACATCGACGACAGCATCCAGACGGCGAGCGCGCACCAAGACTGGGCCGAAGACGCGATGGGACATCAGGGCGACCCGACGTTCGCATCGCCGGAGAAGGGCGAGAAACTCATCGCCGGCATCGTCGCGAACGTCGTGGAGTTTCTCGGGGACCTCGAAGACCTGCGGGCGGCGCAGCGGAGCGACGACGGGGAGTCGCTCGGCCTCACCTACTGA
- a CDS encoding alcohol dehydrogenase catalytic domain-containing protein, whose amino-acid sequence MHAVAFHEHGEIDNLELMDVPRPTPESDEVIVAVEAAALNHQDLFAVRELDHYVPQYPFWGGGDIAGVVDELGDEVTGWEEGDRVAVNPAISCGECEFCVRGEHSQCANYAVFGEHRLGGFAEYVAVPAENLVRVPDGYEMTKAAAAPMAAGTAWRMLVTRADVDPWDDVLIVGASGGVGSYAVQIAKNVLNVGTLYGTTSSAAKADFLRELGVDEVIDYTEEDFSRVVWEATDKRGVDVVVNNVGGETWVPSLRTLRNGGTLVTSGATAGPNPETEIRLLFVRQLNVLGSTTHTRDSFATMMEYVFDGTIDPVVQETYPLEEFEEAFRKMADRELYGKVVLTVGE is encoded by the coding sequence ATGCACGCAGTAGCATTCCACGAACACGGAGAGATCGACAACTTAGAACTGATGGACGTCCCCCGTCCGACACCCGAATCCGACGAGGTGATCGTCGCCGTCGAGGCGGCGGCGCTCAATCACCAAGACCTGTTCGCGGTGCGAGAACTCGACCACTACGTCCCTCAGTATCCTTTCTGGGGCGGGGGCGACATCGCGGGCGTCGTTGACGAACTCGGCGACGAGGTCACCGGATGGGAGGAGGGCGACCGAGTCGCCGTCAATCCCGCCATCTCCTGCGGCGAGTGCGAGTTCTGTGTCCGCGGCGAGCACTCCCAGTGTGCGAACTACGCGGTGTTCGGCGAGCACCGACTCGGCGGGTTCGCCGAGTACGTGGCCGTCCCCGCGGAGAACCTCGTCCGCGTCCCGGACGGCTACGAGATGACGAAGGCCGCCGCTGCACCGATGGCCGCCGGGACGGCGTGGCGCATGTTGGTCACCCGTGCGGACGTCGACCCGTGGGACGACGTGCTCATCGTGGGCGCGTCCGGCGGTGTCGGTTCGTACGCCGTCCAGATAGCGAAGAACGTGTTGAACGTGGGGACGCTGTACGGGACGACGTCGAGTGCGGCGAAAGCCGACTTCCTCCGTGAGTTGGGCGTCGACGAGGTCATCGACTACACCGAGGAGGATTTCAGCCGGGTCGTCTGGGAGGCCACCGACAAACGCGGCGTCGATGTCGTCGTGAACAACGTCGGGGGCGAGACGTGGGTGCCGTCGCTTCGGACGCTCCGAAACGGGGGGACCCTCGTCACGTCCGGAGCGACCGCCGGTCCGAACCCCGAAACCGAGATCCGACTGCTGTTCGTCCGGCAGTTGAACGTCCTCGGGAGCACTACGCACACTCGCGACTCGTTCGCGACGATGATGGAGTACGTTTTCGACGGCACCATCGACCCCGTGGTGCAGGAGACGTATCCGCTCGAAGAGTTCGAGGAAGCGTTCCGCAAGATGGCCGACCGGGAACTGTACGGGAAGGTCGTCTTGACGGTGGGGGAATGA
- a CDS encoding acetate--CoA ligase family protein: MTSDETAAFANRPSVTPPPGETEAWETATREVGSLLDPEAVAVVGASNTEGKPGYALVENIRINGYDGAVYPINPKETEIQGLKAYPSIEDVPTDVDTALFVVPGHIIPDIVPSCAEKGVTSIVVVSAGFGEAVDADRQEMQAEIAEACRQHGIRAIGPNTTGMVSMKRDFVASFVPFPRWHDGNVALAAQTGIFAGVYMEELMAREVQKLGYNYSLALGNKMDLDETEFVKYAGQDDDVDVVQLHLECIRKPAEFFPAAGHVASSKPVVLLKTGRTPEGRAASRWHTASTPGPDDEVTNACRANGVVRADTVPEFMNYAKGFSYQPAPRGRNVAVLSLSGANAVMAADYVSDSMLDLASLSEETLETVKALVPDWQPVRNPIDQWLALPSGAREAQEVPLNAVLADDNVDAVVTIHLATDEPDFDGIGDVYRDAMADHPEKPVLSYVMGAEVKDGWIESMEGTGVPVYESAVEAIKTLEQMYWWRRYTDGEAAYDSSLPTRNDRVL, translated from the coding sequence ATGACGAGCGACGAGACGGCGGCCTTCGCGAATCGACCGTCCGTGACGCCGCCGCCGGGCGAGACCGAAGCGTGGGAAACGGCGACCAGAGAGGTTGGGTCGCTGCTGGACCCGGAGGCTGTCGCGGTCGTCGGTGCGTCGAACACCGAGGGGAAACCGGGGTACGCGCTGGTCGAGAACATTCGTATCAACGGCTACGACGGAGCCGTCTACCCGATCAATCCGAAGGAGACCGAGATTCAGGGGCTGAAGGCGTACCCGTCCATCGAAGACGTGCCGACCGACGTGGACACGGCGCTGTTCGTCGTGCCGGGCCACATCATCCCCGATATCGTTCCCTCCTGCGCCGAGAAGGGCGTCACCAGCATCGTCGTCGTCTCGGCCGGGTTCGGTGAGGCGGTGGACGCGGACCGCCAGGAGATGCAGGCCGAGATAGCCGAGGCGTGCAGACAGCACGGTATCCGCGCCATCGGGCCGAACACGACCGGCATGGTGTCGATGAAACGTGACTTCGTCGCGAGTTTCGTCCCGTTCCCGCGGTGGCACGACGGGAACGTCGCGCTCGCCGCCCAAACCGGTATTTTCGCCGGCGTCTACATGGAGGAGTTGATGGCCCGAGAGGTGCAGAAACTCGGTTACAACTACAGTCTCGCCCTCGGGAACAAGATGGACTTAGACGAGACGGAGTTCGTCAAGTACGCCGGACAGGACGACGACGTGGACGTGGTCCAACTCCACCTCGAATGCATCCGGAAACCCGCCGAGTTCTTCCCCGCGGCCGGTCACGTCGCTTCCTCGAAACCCGTCGTCCTGCTCAAGACCGGACGCACTCCCGAGGGCCGCGCGGCGTCGCGGTGGCACACCGCGTCGACGCCCGGGCCGGACGACGAGGTGACGAACGCCTGTCGCGCGAACGGTGTCGTGCGCGCCGATACCGTCCCGGAATTCATGAACTACGCGAAGGGGTTCTCCTACCAACCCGCACCGCGCGGCCGAAACGTCGCGGTGTTGTCGCTGTCGGGGGCGAACGCCGTGATGGCCGCCGACTACGTGAGCGACTCGATGCTGGACCTCGCGTCGCTCTCCGAGGAGACGCTCGAAACGGTGAAAGCGCTCGTGCCCGACTGGCAACCGGTCCGCAACCCAATCGACCAGTGGCTCGCGCTTCCGAGCGGTGCGCGCGAAGCGCAGGAAGTGCCGCTGAACGCCGTCCTCGCCGACGACAACGTCGACGCCGTGGTCACCATCCACCTCGCGACGGACGAACCCGACTTCGACGGCATCGGCGACGTGTACCGCGACGCGATGGCGGACCATCCCGAAAAGCCGGTTCTCTCGTACGTCATGGGGGCGGAAGTCAAAGACGGCTGGATCGAATCGATGGAGGGGACCGGCGTTCCGGTGTACGAATCGGCCGTCGAGGCCATCAAAACGCTCGAGCAGATGTACTGGTGGCGCCGGTACACCGACGGCGAGGCGGCGTACGATTCCTCGCTCCCGACCCGCAACGACCGAGTTCTCTGA
- a CDS encoding amidohydrolase family protein — MQTVDVQTHFLPEAYLEALGAKARSVRVTERDGMPYISHEHDSFPLYPGFTDLDTRIEWMDEHDVDVGLLSVSKPSPNEGPFTVQESVELARALNDGYAAARDAHPGRINGLACLPMRDPEAAVAEVDRVADELDLAGIALKTTVRGTPLSDPSFVPVFERIRHRGLSVFVHPRYNALTESMGEDEWMLKPMVIFPTETTVQISRLVFDGFFDRFPEIPFVVAHLGGALPYLAGRLETAYDIAKERVAGDADADDLPEHRPTHYLETLYYDAIAHHVPALRCAVDTVGADRLLFASDYPFEAEDAAGTFEDLEALGLTDSEREAVLGGTAAKLFDL, encoded by the coding sequence ATGCAAACCGTCGACGTGCAAACGCATTTCCTGCCGGAAGCGTACCTCGAAGCCCTCGGCGCGAAAGCGCGGTCGGTCCGCGTCACCGAACGCGACGGGATGCCCTACATTAGCCACGAACACGACTCGTTTCCGCTCTATCCGGGATTCACCGACCTCGACACCCGCATCGAGTGGATGGACGAACACGACGTAGACGTCGGACTCCTTTCGGTCTCGAAGCCGTCGCCGAACGAGGGTCCGTTCACCGTCCAAGAGTCGGTCGAACTCGCGCGCGCCCTCAACGACGGCTACGCCGCCGCCCGCGACGCCCACCCCGGTCGGATAAACGGATTGGCCTGCCTGCCGATGCGCGACCCCGAAGCGGCCGTCGCCGAGGTCGACCGCGTTGCCGACGAACTGGACCTCGCGGGTATCGCCCTCAAGACGACCGTTCGCGGGACGCCGCTGTCCGACCCGTCGTTCGTCCCCGTCTTCGAACGCATCCGACACCGCGGCCTCTCGGTGTTCGTCCATCCGCGGTACAACGCTCTCACCGAGTCGATGGGCGAAGACGAGTGGATGCTGAAGCCGATGGTCATCTTCCCTACTGAGACGACAGTCCAAATTTCGAGACTGGTCTTCGACGGCTTCTTCGACCGCTTCCCCGAGATTCCGTTCGTCGTGGCACACCTCGGCGGCGCGCTTCCGTACCTCGCGGGGCGACTCGAAACCGCCTACGACATCGCGAAAGAACGGGTCGCGGGCGACGCCGACGCGGACGACCTGCCCGAGCACCGCCCGACTCACTACCTCGAAACGCTGTACTACGACGCCATCGCCCACCACGTCCCGGCACTTCGATGCGCGGTCGACACGGTGGGCGCGGACCGCTTACTCTTCGCCAGCGACTATCCGTTCGAGGCCGAGGACGCCGCGGGGACGTTCGAGGACCTCGAAGCACTCGGCCTGACCGATTCGGAGCGCGAGGCCGTCCTCGGCGGAACCGCAGCGAAGTTGTTCGACCTCTGA
- a CDS encoding UbiD family decarboxylase encodes MVKDLRDFLAEVDAIGELETFKGAHWNHEIGAVTELVAEKGSGRGGPACLFDDIEGYPSGFRVLSNTFGSIERSRITLGKPEGTTAMEMVDQWRKDMKAEPWSDEGGSGDGTTLVEDPTPEVAPILENVDAGDDVDVTKFPVPVWHAQDEDNRYIGTGCTILTKDPDTGWVNLGVYRSSIIDEQTVTMGIWPGKDGLVTMRKYHERGEDCPIAMVVGLDPWTWLASTITLHRQESEYEVAGWLQGEPIPVIEAPDTGLPIPANAEIALEGYLPPLSEERCTDGPFGEWPGYSTPPHPDLPVMHVTNVMHRDDPILLGQPPLRPPALYTLGVPVRTAGGVWNQLEDGGVPSVTGVWSHVIERPMFLVVSIEQEYAGHAKQAGLGAVSTPNGSYGGRYVVVVDDDVDVTNLDEVLWAMCTRCRAEDVEIVEGVYTSPLDPLVQDRERPTSGRVIVDATRPYDEEFPEAIAFPDDYREEVREKWGLDAVGI; translated from the coding sequence ATGGTCAAGGACCTACGGGACTTTCTCGCCGAAGTGGATGCAATCGGCGAACTGGAGACGTTCAAGGGTGCACACTGGAATCACGAAATCGGCGCCGTAACCGAACTCGTCGCGGAGAAGGGAAGCGGCCGAGGGGGTCCGGCGTGTCTGTTCGACGACATCGAGGGATATCCGTCCGGATTCCGCGTCCTCTCGAACACGTTCGGGTCGATAGAGCGCTCACGGATCACGCTCGGAAAGCCGGAGGGGACGACGGCGATGGAGATGGTCGATCAGTGGCGAAAGGACATGAAGGCGGAACCGTGGAGCGACGAGGGTGGAAGCGGCGACGGGACGACGCTCGTCGAGGACCCGACGCCCGAGGTGGCACCGATACTGGAGAACGTGGACGCCGGAGACGACGTGGATGTGACGAAGTTCCCCGTCCCGGTGTGGCACGCGCAGGACGAGGACAACCGCTACATTGGAACGGGATGCACCATCCTCACGAAAGACCCCGACACCGGGTGGGTCAACCTCGGGGTCTACCGCTCGTCGATCATTGACGAACAGACCGTGACGATGGGTATCTGGCCCGGCAAAGACGGTCTCGTGACGATGCGGAAGTACCACGAACGCGGCGAGGACTGCCCTATCGCGATGGTGGTCGGGTTGGACCCGTGGACGTGGCTCGCGTCGACCATCACGCTACACAGACAGGAGTCGGAGTACGAGGTGGCGGGATGGCTCCAAGGCGAACCGATTCCGGTCATCGAAGCCCCCGACACCGGTCTCCCCATCCCGGCGAACGCGGAGATAGCCCTCGAAGGCTACCTGCCACCGCTCTCGGAGGAACGCTGTACCGACGGCCCGTTCGGGGAGTGGCCGGGGTACTCCACCCCGCCGCACCCGGACCTCCCGGTGATGCACGTCACGAACGTGATGCACCGCGACGACCCCATCCTACTGGGTCAGCCACCGCTTCGGCCGCCTGCGCTGTACACCCTCGGCGTTCCCGTCCGGACAGCGGGCGGCGTCTGGAATCAACTCGAAGACGGCGGCGTCCCGAGCGTCACCGGCGTCTGGAGCCACGTCATCGAACGTCCGATGTTCCTCGTGGTGTCGATAGAGCAAGAGTATGCCGGTCACGCGAAGCAGGCGGGCCTCGGTGCCGTCAGCACGCCCAACGGGTCCTATGGCGGGCGGTACGTCGTCGTGGTCGACGACGACGTGGACGTGACCAACCTCGACGAGGTGCTGTGGGCGATGTGCACGCGGTGCCGCGCGGAAGACGTAGAGATAGTAGAAGGAGTATACACCAGTCCGCTCGACCCGTTGGTGCAGGACCGCGAACGCCCCACCAGCGGTCGCGTCATCGTCGACGCAACTCGTCCGTACGACGAGGAGTTCCCCGAAGCCATCGCGTTCCCTGACGACTACCGTGAGGAAGTTCGGGAGAAGTGGGGGCTCGACGCGGTCGGAATCTGA
- a CDS encoding UbiX family flavin prenyltransferase → MQSSNRVVVGVTGATGQLYAIKALEFLANADVETHLVLSDAAGLNIRQESEYTVEDVRSLADYVHDNRNIGAPTASGSFRTRGMLVTPCSMKTLSNIAHGNSTNLIARSADVALKERRPLVLMPREKPFNRIHLKNMLDATDAGAIVMPPLPSFYNRPASIEEMVARTIARTLTYFDVDVAFDEWDGISSVADSESNGGGDGD, encoded by the coding sequence ATGCAGTCCTCTAACAGGGTCGTCGTCGGCGTCACCGGCGCGACTGGGCAACTGTACGCCATCAAGGCGCTCGAATTTCTCGCGAACGCCGATGTCGAGACTCATCTCGTGCTCTCAGACGCTGCCGGACTGAATATTCGACAGGAGTCGGAGTACACCGTCGAAGACGTCCGCTCGCTCGCGGACTACGTCCACGACAACCGTAACATCGGCGCACCGACCGCCAGCGGCTCGTTCCGAACGCGCGGGATGCTCGTCACGCCGTGTTCGATGAAGACGCTCTCGAACATCGCACACGGCAACTCGACGAACCTCATCGCACGGTCGGCGGACGTCGCGCTCAAAGAGCGCCGTCCGCTCGTGTTGATGCCCCGAGAAAAGCCCTTCAACCGTATTCACCTCAAGAACATGCTGGACGCCACTGACGCCGGTGCCATCGTGATGCCGCCGCTACCCTCCTTCTACAACCGCCCGGCCTCCATCGAGGAGATGGTCGCCAGAACGATAGCCCGGACGCTCACCTACTTCGACGTCGATGTGGCATTCGACGAGTGGGACGGCATCTCTTCGGTGGCCGATTCAGAATCGAACGGCGGAGGGGACGGCGATTGA